The Gopherus flavomarginatus isolate rGopFla2 chromosome 18, rGopFla2.mat.asm, whole genome shotgun sequence genome segment TGGCCAGGTCGTACTTGCTTTTGAAGGCTTTGCTGCAGACGCTGCACTCGGAGCCCTTGGGGGGCAGCTCCGGGCCGGGGGCGGCTTCCCCGTGCGCCCGCCGGTGGCTGGCCAGCTCGCCCGCCTTGCGGAAGCGCTGGCGGCAGAGCGGGCAGCCGAAGGgcagcccggccccggccccgtgGCACCGGCTGTGCTGCTTGAGGTAGGAGGAGAGGCGGAAGGCCATGCCACAGTCGGGGCAGGCAAATGGCTTCTCGCCCGTGTGCACCCGGTGGTGCCGCGACAGGGACCAGGGCCGGGCGAAGAATTTGTGGCACACGTTGCACTGGTGCCGCTGGGCGCcgcctggcccggcccggccccgcgccTTGAAGCACTTGTGCGCCTTCAGCTCGCCCTTGGTCTCGAAAGCCTCCTGGCAGGCCAGGCACAGCAACGTCCAGTccgcctgcagcagcacctgcttCTCGTCGGCTTCCTCGGCCCCGTGCCCCTCGCCTGGGGGCCCGGCCTGCTGGCACAGCCGCTCGGCCGGCTCCGGGAAGCGCTGGCGGGCGTGGGTGCGCTGGTGGCGGGCCAGGTGGGCCGGGCGGCGGAAGGCCTTATGGCACACCGGGCACTGGAATGGTTTCTGCCCGCCGTGGGTCAGGCCGTGTCGCGCCAGGTAGTAGGGGAATTTGAACTGCTTCCCGCACACCTGGCACTGGTGCCCACGCTTGGCGCCGGAGTGGCACCGGTGGGATTCGCTGCTGGCAGGGCTCTGGGCGGGCGGGGCGCGGGGACGGCACCGGtgctgccggaggccgtgggcctGGGCGAAGCGGCGCTGGCACGAGGCGCACTGGTGGGGTAGCCGGCGTGGGGGCCTGCCCAGCGGCTCCGGGGGCGGCATCTCCTGGGGGGAGTCTGGGGGCAGACCTGGTGTTGGGGAGGCAGGGGACTCGGGCAGCACAGTCTCCATTGTGGGGAGCTCTGGGTGGGAACGAAAAGatgcgggggggggtcaggcagggaggaAGTAATGATGGGAAATGTCCCCCAACCTGGCAGCGCTTGGGCATCGGGGCTAGGGAGAGGGGAGagccaggggagagtgccccttactgacccccgccctgctccctgcagcccaggaccccctactgaccccctgccccattccccgccctgctccccgcagcccagtgccccctgctaaGCCCTCCGctccaccccctgcagcccagcaccccctactgaccccctgccccattccccgccctgctccccgcagcccagtgccccctgctaaGCCCTCCGctccaccccctgcagcccagcaccccctactgactccctgccccattccctgccccgctccccccagccaagctccccctgctgaaaccctgccccactccctgcagcctcgTGCCTCCTGCTgaccccctgccccgctccctgccccctgcagcccagcccccccactgagcccctgccccactccctgcagtccagtgccccctactgacccccgccctgctccctgcagcccaggacCCCCTACTGACCCTCCGCCCCattcccccgccctgctccccacagcccagagcctcctgctaagcccctcactccaccccctgcagcccagcaccccctactgacccccaccctgctccccacagcccagcaccctctACTGacccccccgctccccgccccgctccccgcagcctAGTGCCCCCTGCcgagcctcccccccagctcccaacagctcagcgccccctagcgccgccctggaACAGGAATGGGGGGGCGGACTGACCCCCAACCCGGCCCCGTCAGTGTCACTAGTACCCGGCTCGCTCCCTCTCCACCTCTCTAAGGGTTAActcgccccccaccccaagctctCTGCAAACCGGCTGCTCCtcccatggggggtgggggctgcacgtCCAGTTCCCCCCATGGAGCACTGCGCGCctggagcgcccccccccccaaatgcagCATCCCCGGGCCAGGGCCCCACCCCGCTCGGGCTCGCCCGGGTGTTACCTCTGCTGCCAGCTGCAGGCTCCGTGCAAGGACGGGGGGCGCAGGGGGGCGATGTGTCTGTGTCGCAGCCTATCTCGTCCCCCTCAGAAACACACACTggtgctcacacacacactagtGCAAATACAGAGACCAGCCGggggccaggacacctgggttctatctccagcttgggggagtggggtctagtggttagagcgggggggagtgggttgggctgggagccaggatggttgggttctatccccagctccgggaggggagcggGGCTAGGGGCtcaagcaggggggctgggagccaggatgcctgggttctatccctggctcggggggggggggctggtaacttacaaaggcagaaagagaaataggaaagggggggggggctttgaGACATTGTGTTGAGCAATGGCTCTTAGGCTCAGTgactctgtgtctgggcagcacccagccagccagagCCCCAATTTCAACTGGATCCTCTCTGCACCACTGCAAACCACCTGCCGAAGGGTAGCAGGTTTCCAAAGGCAGCCTGGGGAATTTAAATCCAACTGCAATATCTGTCCCAGTGAATTAAACCCTAGAAACATCTCAGTTACTAACAGCTCCCTGATCTTATTTATAATGAATCCGCCCAGTCCCCAGCTCCATTGGTTCAGTGATTCATTCTCCTCCCTGATAATATTCTGCCCCTTATCTCTAGCTTGAATTTATCTCCCTTCACTCTGGCTTTTGCTGCACAGTGAAATCCACCCTACACCCAGAAATCTCTTCCCCCGTGGAGCCTGTGATCCAGTCGCCCCATAGAGAAACTAGCTGGACGTCATTCAGGGCCGTCTCCCGGCCTGTCCCCTACCTTGGCTTGGAAGTATTCGGTTTTTATGGGTAAATGCCATCCCGATAAGGGTCAATTTCACTGCCCCCGCACAAACCGCTGCCCAAAGATTTTCATCCATAAGAATCAAACTGTACAGCCAAGCAATGGAGGAAATATGCACAGGGCCCTACCGAATTCACCGTCCAttctggtcacaggattttaaaaatcatcagtGCCATGAGTTCAGCTGTTTAAATCTGGAGGTGTAACTGTAGcgccctgacccaaaaaggagttgggggggtcacaaggttattgggggtgggggttgtggtactgccacccttacttctgcgctgctgctggcggggcacagccttcagagctgggtgcctggccaacaagCACGGCTCCCCGGTCACCAGCCGCGGCTccccggccacccagctctgaagccagCGAAGAAGTAACTGCGACCcccccacaataaccttgtgattgccccgcaactcccttttgggtcaggccccccaATTTGGGAAACGCTGGTCTATTTCacggggcgcgggggggggggaggaacagACCAGATTGCACAGtccgtgatgcgtttttcatggctgtgaatttggtaggggcctaaatatgcagctgtttgctttgtcTATTTTGACAGGTGCTGTTGACCATTAGTGTTTTAACGGGTTCTAGAGTTTTAAAATGATGAATCTCAACATCGTCTGGCATTAAATAATTAGTGCCTGACCCGCCCCCATAAGTTCCTGTGTATCTAAATCTCTGTATTAAGCATCTTCACATAACTTTCATATGATTTTGTATTATGCTTCTTCGTATAGCCCTGTATTAAGCTATTTTCGTACAACTTTGTATCAAGTCCTTTGTATCAGGCCCCTATATAGAAAACTTTGTGTTAAGCCTTGGTATAATGttacagcccaggggtaggcaacctatggcacgggtgccgaaggcggcacgcgagctgattttcagcggcactcacgctttccgggtcctggccactggtccagggtgctctgcattttaatttaattttaaatgaagcttcttaaacattttaaaaaccttatttactttacatacaacaatagtttagttctatattatagacttatagaaagagaccttctaaaaacgttaacgtGTATGACTGGCACcgtgcgaaaccttaaatcagagtgaataaatgaagactcagcaccccacttttgaaaggttgctgaccccgttatagcccctaaggatagttaaagtagaagaaaaatgtctttttgctagaagtagaataagatctcccccccaccccttaatcaattgccctgttgaatgaacgaGGGGtgaggcagcacctccagacagttgcagcccttggagaggggctgggagccagacccaAGGACAATAAAAGGTGTCAGGGGGGCTCATAAAAGACGAGCAGACATACTGACGGCCTGGGGGTTAGAAGCCAGCACCTTCTtttggaaaaagaacaggagtatatgtggcaccttagagactaacaaatttatttcagcatgagcttttgtgggctacagcccacttcatcggatgcacagaatggaacacacagacaggagatatagctgtagcccacgaaagcttatgctgaaataaatttgttagtctctaaggtgccacaagtcctcctgttctttttgcggatacagactaacacggctgctactctgaaatctgttctTTTGGAAACAGCCTctttgcagcattgggacaacactcAGAAGACAGCAGCACAAAGGACCAAGGGACACAGACACAGATTTTGAACCTGGTGCAGATTTGTATGAGAGGGGAGCTGCTATAAATGGGAGGGGTCTTGCAGAGGACTCCGGATCTTGTCTTGTCAACATGGGAGCATCGATCCGGATTggcagaagcccggctccacccctcccccatctaactcacctggccagggcagttaaggggagcaactcgCTGGTAACAACAAGACGGAgcgtgcacgtgtgtgtgtgtaatagatCATATGCATATGATACAGTGTTAATTAATACATGTTTTGCCGTCTTCCTCGAAAAGATCTGTGCAGGACTTTAAGTACAACACCTGCAACTGTGAACATGTAGAAATGggtaaaagtaaattaaaatgactTCAAAATAGACAGTGATGCTTTCcaccaaaattataaaaaaataaaaatcaaattgcgCCCAGCCTCGTTATACCAGCAGTTGGACCAGTCCCTCGGTCCTTAGTACCTATGAAtctgaatagattgagctccatAAGCCACTCTTTCAAAGGCAGATTTCCCAGACCTTCGATCCTTCTTGcagcccttttctgaaccctgtccaACTCGGGCAGCCTTCGCAGAGTTGTTCAAGCCaggtgggtcccaggatattggcgAGAAAAGGCGGGTGAGTTCAGATCAtgcattggaccagcttctgttggcaagagagacGAGCTGTCACAGAGTGCGGGGGAGTTAGGGCCCAGCATCCCCCtttttcctgcgattcaccgtgacattcagccagccagtaaaatagaaggtttattagatgacaggaacacagtcccaaacagagcttgtaggtacaaacAGGACCTCTCAGTCAGATCCCTCTAGGGGgcaaggagcttagaccccagccctgggactctctccgtttccccagccagctccaaactgaagtCCCCTCCAGCCGTCTCACCcagcctccccctggctcctcATCCAGCCTTTGTCCTGGGCAAAAGGCACCACCTGGCCCCAACTCCTCTCTTGGGCTCAGGTTATGTGCTCAGCTATTGTCCCTGAAGAGAAGTCACACCCTGCTCTCCCATCACCAACGCAGACATTCCCAATAAAACTCCCccgcaacattcccaggtcaatctgcCCCACTCCCTACTCCGTCACATGAGCTTTCGCGCTCTCAGAGCTCGTCttctttgagatctatcagttagccagttttgaaCCCCTCTGATAGGGGCGGTGTTGATTTCAGACAGTGCTCACTGGTTTTTAAGCAGCACGGCAGATGGTATTAAGCCAGACAGCAGCCTAAGTGTATTACGTCAGGACAGCTAATTTACCAACCAAACCTGTATTATTTTGGAATACCTGGGCCTACAGATTTCCCCTAATTGAGAGATCAGCTAGAATACGTCTGTGACAGGTCATGAGATGCCACAGTAACCTCTACTAATGAAGGCCGATGGGAAAAGGTAGGAAAGGGACAGggaaagactgaattagtccagacCAAAAGGCTACCTGCTATAACTCAGGGACTGTGTTAACATCATGCTTGGTAAATGGATGCGTGGGGTGAGAAATCGGTGGTGTTAGGAACCAGGCCTAACCGGTGGACAAATATGGAGACGGGCTgttccacccatcactcccttttggggtccttatagaaagaaatttgggggagggggagaaaaactGGCAATTGGAGCAAACTTCACCATCACGGctgcccccacccaaccccccagactcctgggaccccagaccttCTTCGTCTTAATCCTGAGAGCTGCCCCGACTGAACCGGGCCAGAAATCCAGCCGACATCTCCACTGGCTCCAGCTGCACCCCAACAGGGTTGGACTTTAGCAAGCCCAGCTGAGCTCACGTCTCTTTATCCCGAAAGGGCCGTTACTACCCTCGAAGAGACGGTCAGATGAGGTGGCTTTTCCTTCTCCAGGGACAGGCTGGCCACAAGGAACGAAGGAGGTTGTGCGGATGGAAGCTTCTTTTAATACTTGACATTTCGACTTGTCTCTCCTTGGTTCCTGGAGCTTTCAATCAAAGGGTAGAAGGATTTGGAGTGGGGTGTTGGCctgggctgagggctctggctacCAAACCTCGTTTCACCCTTTAATGTTGGGCAGTGGCTGGGGCATGTCAACCTCCGTGCAGACAGcgctaccgcctcttggggaaCTGGATTCGCTATTTCCCTAAAATCACCGTGGCTGACCTTAATTGGggcaggcagcatggtctagcagGCAAGACGCTGGACTGACACTCAGCAAATctcggctctgccactggccagctGGGTGGCCTTGGCCAAATCACGGTGCCCCTcgctctgcctctgtttccccctttttaaaatggagaagataatgctgccctccttGGTTAAGCGCTTTGGGATCAGCTGACGGAAAGTGATCTACGGGAGCTAGGCTCTTAGCTCCTGTCGTTCTCTACTGACCATGTCCCATATTGGCCACCCCATGATTTTACCCAGGATCAATATCAAGCTAACCAGCCTACACGTACCCGGTTCATTCTGTTGACCATTTCAAACACTGGCACAACATTCGCTTGTTCCCGGTCCTCAGGGACTTCCGCAGGTTTGTTAATGGGTCAGAGAGCGCCTCGGCCAATTCTTTGCacactcttgggtgcaagttgtCTGGGCCTGCTGATTGCAAATGGGTTGACTTTACTAGCTGTCATTTAAAATGCTAGTTACTGAGGGAATAGCAAACATTTCCCTAGCACCGTCACATGTGAATTCGTCATCCCGCTTTTTTCCAGACGCAGAACGGGAATGTGTAAAGACAGATGAAGGCAGGTAAGAGATTAATAGTTTAAAGCAAGAAGGGACCAtccgtctgacctcctgtatagcacagagcATTAAATATCACCCACTCGGCTTTTGAGACCAATAACTTATGTGTTTTTCCCAAAAACACGCCCCCAGCTCGTTCTGGTTCTTGCAATAATTTCCTCCCCGGCCTGAGAGCTGAGAACAAGGTCCTCATTTGCAGGGTCTTTCACAGCACTCAAAACTCTTCTTTAGCCGCTCAAGGCTAGTCCTCCTAAGGGGATGTCTTTGAGGTTTTCTGGGCTGAGATCAGGAGctgtccccccagccctccttctGACATTgcttctttcccccccccacctcagacCCTTGCCTATATTGTTACTGTGAGATGGAGAAAGTTGAGATCTCTGGGTAGGTTCCCAAGAGGCACCGAGCCAGATGGCAACGTGCGGCACCTCTGTGCCACCTCTCTGCAGCACACTAGCCATGGGCTCCCAGCGCACACCCTCAGCGCCGAGGCCAGCAGCCGAGCGCCTGAGCAGTATGCAACCGTTGGCTGTATGCCGCCATACCGGGGGCATCGGCCAAAGCCTGTAGCGTAGATGTGGCCACGGATCCTGGCAACAGAGAGGCCTCGGAGGCAGAAAAGTGAGACAGCCACGCAGCAGCCTGTGAGCACGGTGCAGGACATGGGAAAAGCTAGAGAGCGCACTACGGGGTCTGCTGTCGAGGGACAGCACGCTCAGACACCGCTCTCATTCGTGGTCCGCCAggactttgtaaataaacaagacggCAGCAAACTCCATGAATTTCTACTTCCACCAGGAATGCGCCCTGAACTGTGACCAGCGGCTCAGGTCCAGATGGGGTAAGCCAGGCCATGGAACAGGGGTTGGGCTGAACCCCAGATCCCTTTAAAGCACACAGACCACCCGTTACATGGATAGTGTTTCTCCCAGAAGGTAACCGTAACCAAATCACCGCTCGATCTTCTTTTCGGTAAGCTAACCAGCGACACGGCTGGTGGATCCACAACTAGATCATAATCAAGGgtacaaaaaaaaatgtgtatcAATCTAACCACTGCAATTTCATTTCAGGAGCTGCTGTTCAAACTGAAGTTGGGTTTGTTCGGAAAACCCACACGCTGATCGGGCTACGGGAGAGCTGAGAGTAGCAGCAGAGAGTGAAAGAGCTCGGCATGTTTAGCCTAAACCGCCGGACGTCGCCACCAGGCAGGGAGAAGAGCAAGCGAAGCTGCAGGACAGAACAGGCCCAAAGTAAATGGGCTGTGGGTCCATTTCAAAGGCAGTTTTTAACCAGAAACTGAGTGAGGTCCTGGAGCAGCCTTCCCACCAGAGAAGCAGGGGGCAACTGGACTCTCTGGTTTGAAGATGGGTTTTGATCAGTTTCGAAAGGGGTGATCTGACAAGGGGTGAGCTGACTGGATTTGCTGACCCGAAGAAAAAAGAGCAGACATCCCAGGAAGTCCTGCCCAATCTTGGGGCCTGTCCTCATCCCCCATACCCTCCCCGCCAGTTTTTGGCATCCGGAAAAAATAAAAGCCAGGAtttggtcaggagggagagagtttTTTTATTTCCTGGTTTTTTAGTGTCGAGCTTCtcagcaggggagtttgggggattttttacagacaaaaggagagaaaaaaatgacGCTAAActattttaaaccaaaaaaagatTCTTTTAAAACGGGGATCTGGCTCTTGGGAACTAGAGTTGGCGCCACGGTGGGATATCACATGCAGGGGATTCCTCGTTCAGCCAGGGATAGGGGAGGACCAGTCAATCCAAAATCTGAGATTCACTCTTCCCAGCTCCGGCTCCAGcatctgtctcccctcccctcaaaacCAGCGCCGTGACCCTTCAGCAGCTGAGCAAAATGTTCACAGATCTGCACTCCTGGGAGACCTCACAATAACAAGCTGATGTGTGCGACCCAGCGTTGAGGAGACCCTACAAGAAGCCCTAGTGGCTGCAGCCTAGTGTCCAGCAGAGATCTCACAACTGCAAACCAGTGCGGGCAACCATGTGTTTATGACAGACCCTACAATAATAAACCAGCATCTGCAGCACAGGAGTTTCCCTGTGGTACTGAACTGGCAACGTCTGCAaatgaccctacaataacaagtgTGACCCTCGGCAATatgagagaccctacaataatgACAGGGTGTGTGCAGCCCCAGCACTCCTGAGAGAATCTATAACAACAAGCGTGACCTTGGGCATTTCttagagaccctacaataaccaaagggtgtggagcacacaaccgagagaccctacaataacacaccagCGTGCAATGGGAGAGAAGCATCTTTTCAAGGACCTAGCCGGGTGAGAGGGCATGTGGAAGGTTGGGGAAGGGGCGTCTGTGTGACACCCCCACATCCTGCAGTTGTTTCCGTTTCCAGCCTCCGCGCTCTAGGCTTAGAGGAGACAGGCAGGGCTAGAGCCaagctcccaggcttgctggTTCTCCATTTGCCAGCCCGGACTAGGATGTGCGTGCGTGTGAACGGGTCTTGGCCATCACTAAGGATTTGGTGCCAGCGGTGGGATCCAAAGCGATGCCTCCCCACGGGCTGGATGGCAGTGTGGCAGCTCAGGCTGCCTGGGTCGGGGTTGCACGGACCGCGGTGCAGGGAAGAATCTGGAGATTCCTTCTGGTCCGACTGAGTCCGAGTCTGTATGTTAAAGGCCTTGCTTAGTCTCTGGGGCAGCCTTCAGCCACGGCCTTAAAATTACCCTCGTGGCTCCAATATTCTGCTCTTCCTAGATGATAGATGCATAAACCGGAATAAATCGGATGTAGCTCCATTGAGCCCATGGGGCCAGACCCCGAGCTGGGGTCAATGTCCATAGCTCCActgagtcaatggggccagacccccagctTGCATCAATGGGCCATAGCTCCACTgagtccatggggccagaccccagctggggtcaatgggccatagctccattgaatccatggggccagacccccagctggtgtcaataggccgtagctccattgagtccatggggccagaccccagctggggtcaatgggccatagctccattgagtccatggggccagacccccagctggtgtcaatgggccgtagctccattgagtccatggggccagactcccagctggggtcaattggccatagctccattgagtccatggggccagacccccagctggtgtcaatagTCGTAGCTCCACTGAGTCAATGGGGGCAGacccccagctggggtcaatgggcaTAGCTTCATTGAGTCCATGGGGACAGacccccagctggggtcaatggccgtagctccattgagtcaatggggccagaccccCACCTGGGATCAATGAGCAGTAACTCCATTGAGTCAATGGGGACagacccccagctggtgtcaatagTCGTAGCTCCAttgagtcaatggggccagaccccCACCTGGGGTCAATGAGCAGTAGCTCCA includes the following:
- the LOC127036524 gene encoding zinc finger protein 771-like, giving the protein METVLPESPASPTPGLPPDSPQEMPPPEPLGRPPRRLPHQCASCQRRFAQAHGLRQHRCRPRAPPAQSPASSESHRCHSGAKRGHQCQVCGKQFKFPYYLARHGLTHGGQKPFQCPVCHKAFRRPAHLARHQRTHARQRFPEPAERLCQQAGPPGEGHGAEEADEKQVLLQADWTLLCLACQEAFETKGELKAHKCFKARGRAGPGGAQRHQCNVCHKFFARPWSLSRHHRVHTGEKPFACPDCGMAFRLSSYLKQHSRCHGAGAGLPFGCPLCRQRFRKAGELASHRRAHGEAAPGPELPPKGSECSVCSKAFKSKYDLATHFLIHTGELPYPCGQCGKRFRRLSHLKQHQVTHTGARPFQCVLCQKEFKRLADLARHRQVHQGDKPHQCGVCHKFFSRAYSLLRHQRGHRPELLAAARPEAFLSNSCFDSQDHSAFCTPEDEEEEGSAAGGSGEGS